From the genome of Nicotiana tabacum cultivar K326 chromosome 2, ASM71507v2, whole genome shotgun sequence:
CCGTGGGCTTTGTTCTATAATCTTTCTTAGCAGTTTTCTTCAAATTTGATGGGGTGATGCCTACAGAAAAAGCTTTGTCAAAGTTGATGTGATTGCCGGCCTCAAATATAGTTTGCTTAATAATTCAAAAGGATGAGAGGTGGGACACTAATCCTCAATTTATGGCCACTATCAAAGTCTTATCAACCTCAAGATATttacaaaatatattaaattaacCTGAAAATATCTGCTGAACAGATGCCTCGAATAAAAATAATAGACAAAATAAAGGGAGAACAAATTAGGTTCACTAATCTCGTGAAAACGAGTCATCATTGTGTGTGAATTGTGATTTataataaaagcaaaagaaaagtaaagaatgAGTGGTGTTTGGCAAACGCAGACAAATttgaatatatacatatatattctgTTTAATAGCTAAAGTTTTCGGCCGTTCGTCTATCTTGTCGAATTTGAACCACTCCATACAATTTTCCACACTTAAAATGACCTCAAATTGTTGTAGTCTGCAGCTTTCTACCATTTCTAAAATTAGAGGTGCTAAAAACGAGCGGTGCAACTAACATCTCTAACAAACCACTCACCATGGGTTTCTTGTGAGAGCCTAAAGGTTCCTTAGAAATCATTACATTCGGCTGGTTATTTCACGAAAATAACAACAAATTAATTATAATTTCACGAGTGAAATTgaggaggaaaaaaaaaaaacaaagagcaaAATCTGAGGAGGATAGTTATATGCCTACCTCATCCCACcttaaaaagatagaaaaattattttagatAAACCATcgattaaagaaaacaaaaacaaaaaaaatcagtagcagcaaacaataataaaagataacaaaaatctaaaaaaagGACACATAATTTGTTCAAACAAGTTATATTAATCAGATAGTGTAAAAATTACTTACTATTAAAGAATATAAATGAAACCCTTGCATAAATTGCAAAAGAGTAAAGATGTTCGCTAACTTGTACTAATTGATTTAAAATCTTGAATTCGTTGTAGTATTGAGAGAACGCTGGGACCAAATGGCAGTATATGTGCAGGTTATTTCGTTAGTAAACTAAACAATAACTCAAagagaaaggaagaaaaagaagtaaTGCATTGTGGCAAGATATGTTAGAAATGTGTTTAAAAGCATTCCTCTTCTTAATATTAGTAGTTATTATCCTAAATAAATTACATACAGTAAATAAAAATAGCATATACTAGCAAATGGTCCTAACTCTGAAAAGATTAGTACTTAGAACAAATCCACTCTTATCCTATTAACTATCATCTGAAATCCACCGACTACAAGATTTGGGTAAAGGGTAAGTAACAAAAGTAGAAATGACGTAATGTAACTGAAACGAATGGTCAATCCGACGGTTACGACGTCTCCGAGCTTTCCAGATCAACGGTCCTTGAGTCATCACTGAGTCTACAGAGCTCGACGATCGCCGTACTGGAGCTTATCCTCTGCCGATTATTTCTCCTGATATACTCCATTATCGCCGTGCATCCAGGCGCCGTCAGCCGATCCGTTCGGTTCGCTTCCGTTCTCTGTATCTTAGCCGGCGTTCTCATTTTCGTTGATACAACAACGGCAGCTGCCTCGTCCCCGCTGTGTACCGCCACCGACGGCGTTGTGTGGATTTTCTGGCTACATAATGAGCTTCCGTTATCGTCCTATAACCATAAACACTAAGTTTTTAAGTATTCAACCTCACGAAAAATGAATATAAAAAACTGAAATAACAAAAGCTAGAAAAATCTCATACATCTGAATGAAGATCCGCATCATATTCACGCATTCGCTTCAACGAAACATTCCGACGGCCTTTAGATGAATCTTCGCTGCTGGATGAACTAGCCGGCGGTGGAGGCGGCGTAGATGACCACGGCACAACTTGATCAATATCCTCTTCATCGTCAATTTCCTCATCttcat
Proteins encoded in this window:
- the LOC107762308 gene encoding uncharacterized protein LOC107762308 is translated as MKNCELCKGLARMYCESDNASLCWDCDAKVHSANFLAARHSRSLLCHVCQSPTAWSADGPKLGPTVSVCERCVDGYYHRDEVEESESVNDEGSTTEDEENDDEEDEDEEIDDEEDIDQVVPWSSTPPPPPASSSSSEDSSKGRRNVSLKRMREYDADLHSDDDNGSSLCSQKIHTTPSVAVHSGDEAAAVVVSTKMRTPAKIQRTEANRTDRLTAPGCTAIMEYIRRNNRQRISSSTAIVELCRLSDDSRTVDLESSETS